The Clostridium sp. DL-VIII DNA window GCATTTAAATCAGTTTGTAGTTGACTGCTAACTGAATAAGGGGGGATTTAATGATAGTTATAATAGATTATGGGATGGGAAATTTAAAAAGTGTTAAAAATGCACTTGATTTTCTTGAACTTCAGAGTAAAATTTCAGCTAGTGCTGAAGAAATAAAAAAAGCGGATGCATTGATATTACCAGGGGTTGGTGCCTTCCCTGATGCAATGGAAACAATTGAAAGATTATCATTAGATAAAGTAATAAAAGAAGAGGTAAGTAATAATAAGCCGCTTCTTGGAATCTGCCTTGGTATGCAGTTATTATTTGAAAAAGGCTTTGAAGGGATCGAAAAAAAGGGTCTTGGATTATTAAAAGGCAGTATAATAAAAATGAAGGAAGATAAAGAAAACAATATTAAAATTCCTCATATAGGTTGGAACAATCTAATATATAATCAAAAAGATGTATTATTTGATTCAATTGATGAAGGCGAATTTGTTTATTATGTTCATTCATATTTTGCTCAAAATTATAATGATGATGATTTAATAGCTTACAGCCAATATGGAGAAAATAAAATTCCAGGAGTAGTTAGACATAATAATATCATGGGGGCTCAATTTCACCCTGAAAAAAGTGGAACTGTAGGCTTGAAGATTTTGAAAAATTTTGGGGAGATGATTAAATGATAATTTTACCTGCTATAGATATAATTGATGGGAAGCCAGTTAGGTTATATCAAGGGGATTATGATAGAAAAGAAATAGTTGCAGATGATATATTTGAAACAGCTAAATCTTTTGAAGATATGGGAGCAGAATATATACATCTTGTTGATTTGGATGGAGCAAAAAGTGGAAATAATCAAAATCATGAACTTGTAATAAAAATTGCTAATATGCTAGAAATTCCTGTAGAACTTGGTGGTGGGATACGTTCTTTTAATACTATAAAGTATTTGCTAGATAATGGAGTATCTAGAGTAATTCTTGGAACAATAGCACTTGAGGATGAAGAACTATTGAAGGAAGCAGTAAAAGTGTATGATGAAAAGATTGCAGTGGGAATAGATTGTAAGGATGGGAAAGTATATGGTAGAGGCTGGCTTTCAGGAAGTAATTTAGATTATGTCGATTTTGCAAAGAATATGGAAAAATTTGGTGTTAAAAATATAATTGTAACGGATATAACTAAGGATGGAACCTTGGAAGGACCTAATCTAGAGATGCTTAAAAAATTGAAGGAAACAGTTAATATTAATATTACTGCCTCAGGTGGAATTAGAGATATAAATAATATAAAAGATTTAATGGACATAAATTTATATGGTGCAATAACAGGTAAAGCAATATATGCAAAAACACTATCATTAAAAGAAGCAATAAAAGTCTCAAAAAATAATATAAACAAATAATTGAAAGACTATAATTTTTAGAATCTAGTTAAATAATAAAGATATATAAGTAGCTAATTGATAAAAGCGCAATTGGTAGAGCAATAAAATAGGCATTAGGTATTATGCAAGTATTTTAATATTACTGCAAATTGTAACTTGCAAATAACTGTAAATTGTAAACTGATTAAGGGGGGGCTTAAGGGATGCATACAAAAAGAATAATTCCTTGTCTAGATGTCAAAGAAGGAAGAGTTGTTAAAGGAATTAATTTTGAGGGATTAACAGATGTGGGCGATCCTGTTGTGCTAGCAGAACATTATAATAATCAAGGAGCAGATGAATTGGTTTTCTTAGATATAACTGCTACTCATGAAAAACGCGGAATAATGGAAAGAGTTGTCCAACGTGTAGCTGAAAAAATTTTTATTCCTTTCACAGTTGGCGGTGGACTAAAAACATTGGAAGACATAAGGACAATATTAAGAGCTGGCGCAGATAAAGTAAGTTTGAACTCAGCAGCTGTAAGGGATAAGAAACTTATAAAAGAGGGAGCTTTTTATTTTGGAAATCAGTGCATAGTGTTAGCAGCAGATGCTAAAAAGAGAGTAGATAATACCGGTTGGAATGTTGTAATAAACGGAGGTAGAATTGATACGGGATTAGATTTATTAAAATGGATTGAAGAAGCTACCTCTCTTGGGGCTGGAGAAATTCTTTTAACATCTATGGATGCAGATGGAACAAAAAAAGGTTTTGATTTAGAATTGACAAAAGCAATAAGTAATGTAACTAACGTTCCGGTAATTGCATCAGGTGGATGTGGATGTTTAGAAGATTTTTATGATGTATTCAAAGATAATATAGCAGATGCAGCTCTTGCAGCTTCACTTTTTCACTATGGGGAATTAACGGTTAATGAAGTAAAAAACTATCTGTATAATAAAAAAATTCCTGTACGTTTGTAATTATATTATGAAGGATAAATTACATTTAAGTTTGGAAGGAGAACTTTAGATGGAAGTTTGTAAAAGAGTAGAACAAGTTGATTTTGAGAAG harbors:
- the hisF gene encoding imidazole glycerol phosphate synthase subunit HisF; this encodes MHTKRIIPCLDVKEGRVVKGINFEGLTDVGDPVVLAEHYNNQGADELVFLDITATHEKRGIMERVVQRVAEKIFIPFTVGGGLKTLEDIRTILRAGADKVSLNSAAVRDKKLIKEGAFYFGNQCIVLAADAKKRVDNTGWNVVINGGRIDTGLDLLKWIEEATSLGAGEILLTSMDADGTKKGFDLELTKAISNVTNVPVIASGGCGCLEDFYDVFKDNIADAALAASLFHYGELTVNEVKNYLYNKKIPVRL
- the hisA gene encoding 1-(5-phosphoribosyl)-5-[(5-phosphoribosylamino)methylideneamino]imidazole-4-carboxamide isomerase; this translates as MIILPAIDIIDGKPVRLYQGDYDRKEIVADDIFETAKSFEDMGAEYIHLVDLDGAKSGNNQNHELVIKIANMLEIPVELGGGIRSFNTIKYLLDNGVSRVILGTIALEDEELLKEAVKVYDEKIAVGIDCKDGKVYGRGWLSGSNLDYVDFAKNMEKFGVKNIIVTDITKDGTLEGPNLEMLKKLKETVNINITASGGIRDINNIKDLMDINLYGAITGKAIYAKTLSLKEAIKVSKNNINK
- the hisH gene encoding imidazole glycerol phosphate synthase subunit HisH — encoded protein: MIVIIDYGMGNLKSVKNALDFLELQSKISASAEEIKKADALILPGVGAFPDAMETIERLSLDKVIKEEVSNNKPLLGICLGMQLLFEKGFEGIEKKGLGLLKGSIIKMKEDKENNIKIPHIGWNNLIYNQKDVLFDSIDEGEFVYYVHSYFAQNYNDDDLIAYSQYGENKIPGVVRHNNIMGAQFHPEKSGTVGLKILKNFGEMIK